The following proteins come from a genomic window of Synechococcus sp. BIOS-E4-1:
- the egtD gene encoding L-histidine N(alpha)-methyltransferase has protein sequence MTTQTPARPQLIDLHPPNADMQRLVHNGLQREPRQLPAWFLYDNVGSRLFDQICEQPEYSLTRTEISLLESSAADIARAIGSGAIVEFGAGSARKVGPLLEAMQPSAYVALDISADHLRQSMASLQAQHPSMPMLGICCDHSQLDALPDHPLIRGERRVGFFPGSSLGNFTRDEAIALLRRFRRLLDGGPLLLGLDQPKSRSRLEAAYNDAAGISAAFAHNLLQRLNNDLGADFNPDNFLYEAVWQETESRVRMALISEVNQTVSVGGEPWTFSPGQPLVTEYSVKYSAEMARELAKDASWHWRHRWHDPADDLSLHWLEAAD, from the coding sequence ATGACAACACAAACGCCTGCGCGTCCTCAACTGATCGACCTGCATCCACCCAATGCAGATATGCAACGGCTTGTGCATAACGGTCTACAACGCGAACCCCGCCAGCTACCAGCATGGTTTCTGTACGACAACGTGGGATCGCGACTGTTTGACCAGATCTGCGAGCAACCGGAGTACAGCCTCACCCGAACAGAAATCAGCCTGCTGGAGTCATCAGCAGCAGACATCGCCCGTGCCATTGGATCAGGGGCGATCGTTGAATTCGGAGCAGGCAGCGCCCGCAAGGTGGGACCACTGCTGGAAGCGATGCAACCTTCCGCCTATGTGGCTCTCGACATCAGCGCGGACCACCTGCGCCAGTCGATGGCGTCACTTCAGGCCCAACATCCCAGCATGCCAATGCTGGGAATCTGCTGCGATCACAGTCAGCTCGATGCTCTTCCAGACCATCCATTGATCCGTGGGGAAAGGCGAGTGGGGTTCTTTCCTGGTAGTTCCCTCGGCAACTTCACTCGCGACGAGGCCATTGCGCTGCTGCGCAGATTCAGGCGACTGCTCGATGGGGGACCGCTGTTGCTGGGACTTGATCAGCCCAAATCAAGGTCCAGGCTGGAGGCCGCCTACAACGATGCAGCAGGGATCTCCGCCGCCTTCGCCCACAACCTGCTGCAGAGACTGAACAATGATTTAGGCGCCGACTTCAATCCAGACAATTTCCTTTACGAGGCTGTCTGGCAGGAGACAGAGAGCCGTGTGCGCATGGCCCTGATCAGCGAAGTCAATCAAACGGTCTCGGTGGGTGGTGAACCATGGACCTTCAGCCCGGGACAGCCCCTTGTGACCGAATACAGCGTCAAATACTCAGCAGAGATGGCCCGTGAACTGGCCAAAGACGCAAGCTGGCACTGGCGCCACCGCTGGCACGATCCTGCCGATGACCTCTCCCTGCACTGGCTGGAAGCTGCAGACTGA
- a CDS encoding nitrous oxide reductase accessory protein NosL, which translates to MIHRSSSATSKTFLKGFGRLASLGLVGSTLISCAGTDNSSVSKDTSDASMCENIHIGTQDQVINTAVGGATVRELKFFEDKLPKDGKYKDLDYNIEWSSYTSGPPITNKMMAGQIQIGLMGDFPAVINLIKGREGSGDTKTVYIGTLAYSPNGAGNAVVVPVDSKATSLKDLKGGTVSVPFGSAAHGMVLKALKDEGIDTEKDLTLISQAPAVGGSALQKNQIEAHGDFVPFGELFPYRGFAKKIFDGAQTGVPTLHGITVREDFAKACPEVVTAFMESVLVANNKFFDSPEIISAQIEEWSGIDKEVVYMFLGPSGLQYLSPEIEEVQLQALENSIATLKSLGKIENENIQPSDVRGWIDNTYLENAAAKLNSSVDAQIEKGKNYQISGSDAFDNTPITNPKNAGQIWIEGEEKVQNYSSPVSMVKALKEFEKNGKTPSVVFVHDMNKGWKLFANTAFFVENDGEVTAFLLKDDADAYAQKSGGKVIDFAQLQSLG; encoded by the coding sequence ATGATTCACAGATCTTCTTCCGCTACCAGCAAAACTTTCCTCAAGGGTTTTGGCCGCTTGGCTTCTCTTGGATTGGTAGGTTCCACATTGATTAGCTGTGCTGGAACTGATAATTCTTCAGTTTCTAAAGATACGTCTGACGCATCAATGTGTGAAAACATCCATATTGGTACACAAGACCAAGTTATTAATACAGCGGTTGGTGGCGCTACAGTTCGAGAATTAAAATTCTTTGAGGATAAGCTGCCTAAAGATGGAAAATACAAAGATCTAGATTATAATATTGAATGGTCGAGTTATACATCAGGTCCTCCAATTACAAACAAAATGATGGCTGGACAAATTCAAATTGGCCTGATGGGGGATTTCCCTGCTGTCATTAATCTCATTAAAGGCAGGGAAGGATCAGGCGATACTAAAACTGTCTATATCGGCACTCTGGCATATAGTCCTAATGGTGCAGGCAATGCTGTAGTAGTCCCAGTCGATAGCAAAGCAACAAGCTTGAAGGATTTAAAGGGTGGAACTGTTTCTGTGCCTTTCGGCTCAGCAGCTCATGGAATGGTTCTGAAAGCTTTAAAAGATGAAGGTATTGATACTGAAAAAGATCTCACCCTCATAAGCCAAGCTCCAGCTGTTGGGGGTTCTGCTCTCCAAAAAAATCAAATTGAAGCGCATGGGGACTTCGTTCCTTTTGGCGAGCTTTTCCCTTACCGGGGTTTTGCAAAAAAAATATTTGATGGAGCTCAGACGGGTGTTCCAACCCTTCACGGCATAACTGTACGTGAAGATTTTGCAAAAGCTTGTCCTGAAGTAGTTACAGCTTTTATGGAGTCAGTTCTTGTGGCAAATAATAAATTTTTTGATAGTCCTGAAATAATTTCGGCGCAGATTGAGGAATGGTCTGGCATTGATAAGGAAGTCGTCTATATGTTTTTGGGACCATCTGGGCTGCAATATCTTTCTCCAGAAATAGAAGAAGTCCAGCTTCAAGCACTTGAAAACAGTATTGCAACTTTAAAAAGCTTGGGCAAAATTGAAAACGAAAACATTCAACCATCAGATGTACGTGGTTGGATTGATAACACTTATTTAGAAAATGCAGCAGCAAAACTAAATTCTTCTGTTGATGCGCAGATTGAAAAAGGTAAGAATTATCAGATATCAGGTTCTGATGCTTTTGATAATACTCCAATAACTAATCCAAAGAATGCTGGTCAAATTTGGATTGAGGGTGAAGAAAAAGTTCAGAACTATTCAAGCCCTGTCAGCATGGTGAAGGCTCTAAAGGAATTTGAGAAAAATGGTAAGACCCCAAGTGTTGTTTTTGTTCATGACATGAATAAAGGTTGGAAACTATTTGCAAACACAGCGTTTTTTGTTGAAAACGATGGCGAGGTTACTGCATTTTTGTTGAAGGATGATGCTGATGCATATGCCCAGAAATCTGGAGGGAAGGTAATCGATTTCGCTCAGCTTCAATCACTTGGATGA